In Synchiropus splendidus isolate RoL2022-P1 chromosome 11, RoL_Sspl_1.0, whole genome shotgun sequence, the DNA window AGTTTTGAGTTCAGCTCGAGGATTGAGGTGGATGTTGAtcataacaaaaacaagaaatccATCTAGCGGTCAGTTCCAGAgctgaaatagaaataaaaaatatgagcaTCTTGTTGTGCCACTTTAAAATATCTCAATAACAACACTCAGGAGTGCCCAGACCAACGATGGTTTTTATTTATAAGTCGCGCACCAAAGTGCAACAAAGAGATTGAAAAATATGGTACGTTTCATAACCAGGAAGTAAAGTGAGACTCAGCCAATATGTTCATTCAGAAGTGATTGTCCAGGTCACTTCACATTTTAATTTGGTAGAATTGCAGTATCCTGTCTTCCCTCTTAAATATTAACATGACATAGTAAGGAATGCCACCATACTTTCTTCTATTCTTGTGTTCATTTACTTCTGAAAAAATGCAGACCACATTTTATACTTCTTAAATAAGTGCATTGTAATTTAgctttttgcaaaaaaaaaaaaaaaaagtgccaggAATTGTTTTACAAGTTAGTTGACCCTGGGTGAAGACCATGAGTAATCCTGAGCATCATGAGCATCACCAGCTCTATGGTTTCCAGTGATGAGTTGGGGCACAGTGATTGTTTACTCAGGACTGTCTTTTAGAGACGCTAAAAATACTCCATCGTTTATTCAAGAGTCAGACTCATCAGTGTAGAGGTAATGTTGTCAGCAGTCATCAAGAGACTCCCAGAATCAAGTCCAAGGCCTGTTCATAATAAATATATGGTACCTGTGGTTTAATGTTTTAGACAATATTTACATCAAATGTGGAGTGAAACTCATCCAAATCTATGGATCTTGTCTCAGCAACGGAACATGTAAACGTATCATCCTCCTCGGATGCCCATGAAAACTGCCTTTTAATCGGTCCATCTATTCCGTTAATAAACTCTGAAACttattatttgttgttgcttgttttCCACATCAGTGGCCCTTTTATGCGTCTAAACAAAGTGCAGCTCCGACAGTACCAACAAACTATACAATCTGATGATGTGTTTAAATACAGTACGAGTTATAGTGTAATTCATGGGTTTGAAAATTCACCCCTTGCACATGCATATTTATGTACTCCTTACTTTATCAGAAACAAACAATGAAAGCAGAACATGCACAATGTTTGAACAAAGGGGGCGTACTTGAAAGAGGGCACTTTGGGTTGAAAGACCGTGATTGATTTTGGCGTCGTCTGACCTTGGAGAGAATATGTCTGACTCAGGTTAAGAGAAGGGCAGAGTTCAGCAGTATAAGAATACTGGAAGAAGCCTCTAACATTTTGAATGACTTGTGAGCAGATTTTCTTTGTGTTGCAAAGAAGAGGGTCATTACCACAACTAAAAGTCAGTTACGGGGATTGGTTACCTCTGTCCCAGCTGGTTTATCAGTCATTTCTTTGAAATTACTGAGAGCCAAGAACCACAATCAGAACCAGAAGAACCATATAGCGAGATGGAAACCCAGATACTCAGGCTTTCATTGCCCACTTGATGGCACTCCCCGCTGTAACAACTCCAACACCTATGTCATTGAAAACTAACATCATCTTTAAACCAAaagtgccacctagtgagctctgaaaatcaggaccctgtttcatggaccctcatcagtccatcaccacAAGTCTGAATCATGAAAAGCACATTAAAACCGGTAGTAGGCACAGAAAATCAAATCAGACAGCAAAAGATGATGTCAGTTAACCATCACTTATTTGGCTTTTTACCAGCCAGAGCCATGTTTTCCCTACAAATCCTGCGTTCCAGACACTCTGACCTTTGTCAGTTTATGGAGTTACTTCTTTGAGTCTTTCCTTAGAAATTAGCTGAAcacggaaaaaaataaaatgcataagTTTGAAATATTATGTGAGGTGTGACTAACAAAACATGTGTCATTTGACCTGGCAAATTATGTGCAGAAACCTTCTGTTGTCATCCTTCACTTTCATGCAGCTCCCCACGAATGCAGTCGGAAAATACCACAAGAGAATCAGATAGGGTCACGCCTATTTTAACAGAGTGATTGGTGTACCACCTTTTTGTCCTCtcaatttgtgtgtgtgtgtatatgggTTTTAGGTACAGGTGTGGGATACCGCTGGGCAGGAGAGATTTCGCAAATCCATGGTTGAACACTACTACCGCAACGTCCACGCTGTTGTCTTTGTGTATGACGTTACCAAAATGGCTTCCTTTCGTAACCTTCAGACTTGGATAGAGGTGAGTACCTGCTACTTTGCCAAAGAAAATTATTGTTTAgataattttatattttgtacatattttttatgctttttcaaataataataatcttgccATTGTCTGTTCGGTGCATCGCTAATTCAGTAACTAGAAATTGATTAAGCGTCTAGTGAAGCAATAACCTGGATACCAGACAGATGAAGTTTATTTTGGATACATTTTGGTCAACAATTTATGGCAAATGCATTCAATATTATTTGAATCTGAATTAACAGCAAGTGAACCTCTCCAATGTTTATACAATCAATGGCAACAGGTTCAATGAAACcctacagtttttatttttccaagctAAAGATACAATAGAAATCTCAAAATGAAGTGCTACATTCATTCAGGTTaactgagcagcagctgaacagACAGCGTTGCTCTAATATTTAACAGCAGTGTTGGAGAGATTTCTCATGTTGCTGTTGTATTGTACTTCACCTTTACTACAAACTAGCAGCTACCTCCGCTGCTTCCACTCCGACATTCCCCGTGCTGTTTTGTCTGCTGCTGGAGCGCAGCGATGATGTCATGGCATGGTGTCACAGACTGGCTGAGTAACATCTGTCATCATAAGAGTGCAGATAAACACATTTAAGGGCTGTCGTGATGAAATATAATGCATTATTGTCTCACATCAAAAAAGTCAGttggtaatatatatatatatatatatacacactaacCGCTATACTCCCAAAAAGTTACGTGTTGGGGACGCAAAAGTCGGAGTTCGGAGAGCACATATCGATATATTTATCACACATATACAGTTACTGAGCTACAAATGTGACATGAGTGTGTCTCTCACCCCAGTTGGGTGAGCATTGGCAGCCTTGCAGAATATTTGAACGACTTGTCATTGTACTGGAGTGTTGCTTACTTCGACCTCACTGACTCATTTTAGTGCCCTCCCAGTTTGGTTCCGCATACAATAGTCTGAACACGGGCTGTTTCGAAAGAAAACATTGAGGTTCTGAGAGTTTGGGCGGTTCAGGTTTTAAAACCAGAACCGCGTCACTGTGACCTCCATGAGATTCTGCCAGTAGCCAGGGATGAAGTTTCTTCAGTGGCAGGATGTAGGCATCCTGGATTGAGCAATCTGTGATCCTCCAGTTGCCGCTCCCTCAAAGCGAATGAACTTGAAACAATGCACTGCAAGGTGCATGCATTGTTTTGGTCTGATCTGGTCTGGTCTTTGTATTTCTATGTGAATTCCTCCctgtgagatcaataaagtatccaTATATCTATGTAACTGGTCATGtaacaaaagtgtttttcaatcacAAAATCAATGCATTCAGTAAAGTCAATGAATATGTCCGTTCGATATTGGAAAATGTGTTCTTTTGCAGGAGTGCAACGGTCATCGGGTCTCGGCGTCAGTACCCCGAGTCCTGGTGGGAAACAAGAGTGACCTGGTGGACCAGATTCAGGTCATTATACCCATTGTCACGAATGAAACCACATTAGGATTTTGACTGAACACTTGTCCTCTCCAGGTGCCATCCAATATGGCGTTAAAGTTTGCAGACTCTCATAACATGCTGTTGTTTGAGACATCTGCGAAGGACCCAAAGGAGATTCAAAACGTGGATGCCATCTTCATGTCCTTGGCCTGCCGACTCAAAGCCCAAAAGTCTCTGCTGTACAGAGACGTGGAGCGAGAGGACGGAAGAGTCCGACTTGCAGAAGAGACTGAAACAAAGAGTAGCTGTCCCTGTTGAGAGAAATAGAAGTACACACATTAATAGGAAAGTAATTATTCATGTAACGTGTACAGTGTTGGATAAGGGACAAGAGGTACTTTTGGGGTAACATTGATGCTAAagaaggtttgaatcaggaACAGCGGAAAAACACTGACGATCTTGGAAAGAGATGATAGAGGAGAGAAAGTGAGTAGTGACAAAGGGAAACATTTATAGACCACTGAGGACGCACCAGCTTCACTGCTGGGACAGTCAGCAGACACTGCGATTATGTTTGGACAGCAGCCTTTCTCTGTGGCTGGTAGGTTTTTGAATTGTTTGCCATTACAGCAACAATAAATTCTTTTGTCAACAGTCTGCACCCACTGTTCATACAAGTCTCCATTTGTTCAATGGATCTTTAAAGCTGCCTTAAAAACTGCCTAATGGTCTTCATATACACAGTGGGCATTTTTTCCTCTATAGTTTATGATCACATGTCAATGTATGCTGTGATCACTGTGAGAAACTTAAACCCT includes these proteins:
- the rab33a gene encoding ras-related protein Rab-33A, encoding MTNDSPEESRAGGRTVPRRNRADDNVTILTSSTDYYRGNRSRAGSSTDAGPSLTSSVELSSSLELSIQTRIFKIIVIGDSNVGKTCLTFRFTGGSFPDKTEATIGVDFREKAVEIEGETIKVQVWDTAGQERFRKSMVEHYYRNVHAVVFVYDVTKMASFRNLQTWIEECNGHRVSASVPRVLVGNKSDLVDQIQVPSNMALKFADSHNMLLFETSAKDPKEIQNVDAIFMSLACRLKAQKSLLYRDVEREDGRVRLAEETETKSSCPC